The window GCCAGCGTACCCGAGTCCGACGACGCCTATCTGGGTCATCTCGCGTCGAGAGACGCCGGATTTTCACATTGTTATTCTCAGTAAACCGCGAGTCGGGGGCGCGGTTAGCAGGCTCCTACGGATTCCGGCCCGATTCGTATCACCTCAGTAACTATACGGAGTCTCGGAGCGGGCGGATTCGAGGCGTCCGCTCGCGGCGGGGTCGAGTCCCCGCAGCGTTCGCCGTCCATCCGGCCGATACGGTATGCGTCTCGCTGCGGATTCCGTCGCGGCCCCCGGCGGCTACGTTCCGGGAACGCCGAGCGCCGAGACCGACCCCAGACCGATCAGTTCCAGCGCGGCGAGGGCGACGACCGCGGCGGCCCAGGCCGCCGCGCCGGTGACCGCCGCCTTCGCCCAGCCGCCGGGGTAGCGCCACTTGATGACGCCGATCCAGCCGACGAGTCCGAACAGCGCCCCGAACAGCGGGATCCACGAGAGGAGCGCCCACGCGACGGCGCCCAGGAGCGCCGTGAGGACGGCGTGTTCGAAGGTCAGCCCGCCGGGCTCGCCGCGGAAGACGACGTGTCTGGCCGCGACGTGGATCGCGCCGCCGCCGACGAGCAGGCCGACGGCGAAGACGACGACGCCGTCGAGCGGATCGAACCGACCGAACTGGAGCAGGGTGTCGAGATACATCGGATTCACTGACCTCCGACGCCGACTCGGCGGCCGTCGACAATGAATGGGACCGTCCTTGAACGCCAGTTTCGCCGGATTCTCCGCAGTTTGCGTCGATTTGGGCCGGGGCGGGATGCGACCGGGAGGCTCGTCAAGCACGCGTCGCACCCGCAGGGCGGGACGGCGCTTCCATAGTCGGGGTGCGGACCGCCGGCGCGAAGAGCGGCCACGACGGGGCGGGGCCGACGCGCGGACGAGGGCCGAACCGCCCGCGCGAGGAAACCGATATGTAACCCGCAGCGCAACGGTACCCTATGAGCGAACCGGACGGGTCGGTCGAGACCCAGGACACCCGTGAGGTCATTATGGAGGCCACCTTTCGGGCGCTGCGAAAGCACGGGTACAGCGACCTCCGCGTCCGCGACATCGGGGCCGAGATGGATCTCTCTCGGCAGGTGATCCACTACCACTTCGACGGCAAGTACGACCTGCTGTCGTCGTTTCTCGAATACGTCATCGACCAATACGAGGGGAGCATCGCGGTCGACGAGGAGACGGGCCCCCGCGAGGAGCTCGAGATGCGCATCGACCGCTGCCTGTTCGGACCGGAGTTCGCGGAGTTCTCCCACTGGGAGCGCATGGAGGTGTATCACGAACTGTACGCCTCCGCCCAGCACGACGAGGCCCACCGCGAGCTGTTCACGGAGCACTACGACCGGCTCAAGGCGAGCATCGTCGACGTCATCGAGCGCGGGATCGAAGCGGGGGCGTTTCGAGACGTCGACGCCGACCTGATGGGACAGCACCTCACCGACACGATCCACGTCGCGCGGGAGCGGCGGCTGGCGCTCGGCCACGACGACGCGCCGGAAGAGGCCCGGCGCGCGATAGAGGAGTTCGTCCTCGACTCGCTGTACGACGGGTCGGACGAGGCCGGCGAGGCCGACGAAACGGCAGAATCGTAACCGCTCGACCGATCCGTTTCAGTCCGGGATCGTGTTTCGATCCCGGTTCGGTTCCAGTTCAGCGTCGTTTTCGATTCCAGTTCAGCGTCGTGTTTCAGTTACGGCTCGCCGTCGTTTCCCAGTTCCGCCACGGCGTCGCGTTCCGGCCCCGGTCGGCGTCGGCCCTTC is drawn from Halobellus limi and contains these coding sequences:
- a CDS encoding TetR/AcrR family transcriptional regulator, which translates into the protein MSEPDGSVETQDTREVIMEATFRALRKHGYSDLRVRDIGAEMDLSRQVIHYHFDGKYDLLSSFLEYVIDQYEGSIAVDEETGPREELEMRIDRCLFGPEFAEFSHWERMEVYHELYASAQHDEAHRELFTEHYDRLKASIVDVIERGIEAGAFRDVDADLMGQHLTDTIHVARERRLALGHDDAPEEARRAIEEFVLDSLYDGSDEAGEADETAES